One genomic region from Cardinium endosymbiont of Dermatophagoides farinae encodes:
- a CDS encoding GNAT family N-acetyltransferase yields MHIDYTFDPSTEDVNFLRHQLNQVAEGFKSVDPFGFFIKDKAKQIQAGVNGCMIYGVIYVDQLWVNKDKAKQIQAGVNGCMIYGVIYVDQLWVNVDYRNRGLGRQLMEEVHALGRKEACSMATVCTVSFLGAQNFYERLGYKVDFIRSGYANDASCVFLSKKL; encoded by the coding sequence ATGCATATAGACTATACATTTGATCCGAGCACTGAGGATGTAAACTTTTTAAGGCATCAACTCAATCAAGTAGCTGAAGGGTTTAAATCGGTTGATCCTTTTGGTTTTTTTATCAAGGATAAAGCCAAGCAAATTCAAGCAGGTGTGAATGGCTGTATGATCTATGGTGTGATTTATGTTGATCAACTTTGGGTGAATAAGGATAAAGCCAAGCAAATTCAAGCAGGTGTGAATGGCTGTATGATCTATGGTGTGATTTATGTTGATCAACTTTGGGTGAATGTTGATTATCGTAATCGGGGTTTAGGGCGCCAACTTATGGAGGAGGTACATGCACTTGGTCGTAAGGAGGCCTGTTCCATGGCAACTGTTTGTACCGTGAGCTTTCTAGGTGCTCAGAACTTTTATGAACGTCTGGGTTATAAGGTTGATTTTATAAGGTCGGGTTATGCAAATGATGCAAGCTGTGTATTTTTAAGTAAAAAATTATGA
- a CDS encoding AAA family ATPase, whose amino-acid sequence MEYKKENKALKTANQQGEKSVQIPVGSADVKEMIAQKLYADKTPYITKLFKTNGIYYFFTRPRRFGKSLLLDTIDQIAKGNKELFKTCAIYRDQTYKWKKYPVIWLNFSKLAKDSSEKLQNNLIDILYAFAKNYTIDRNEIDPIIGEPTLEGTLEKLINALTKLDNGYEPTPIILIDEYDSPLISCEKEQYEAVLSVLSSFFRVLKGSQKDCKLIFVTGVTKFHLSGLTSGANSANDISLHEDYAEMLGYTEEDINNLFFKGKEDNIHAIIENIKKEYRGNKEYTVDELKQELKNYYSGYYFARSIKQGVYNPDSILKFFYEKGFGNYWSNSGNPTILLKQIQQNIYRFDMNWEKDSFPIKKNEFKNLACSIHEIPLLPLMYQTGYLTMSLDPIKDHVEDECIDGLDNVYNITYYLKFPNREVRSSLKLTLSRFIAQKQQETGKIYSASILESLRKEAWVAFLNVIRSGCLAKAGYRFLDKTEKSFQGALYSFLNGPFHTTYDTWASAERDSGIGRTDIIMEDQYNDQSTVYVFELKVDKSPLYALEQIHSKDYSMQYDLCYKKVLIGLKYDPIKLNITEAAVEVHQKDDKNEFQVMPPKNFTINPVGYFQEVGSK is encoded by the coding sequence ATGGAGTATAAAAAAGAGAACAAAGCACTAAAAACAGCTAATCAACAAGGAGAAAAAAGTGTACAAATACCAGTTGGCAGTGCTGATGTCAAAGAGATGATCGCACAAAAGTTGTATGCAGATAAAACGCCCTATATAACCAAACTCTTCAAAACGAATGGCATATATTACTTCTTTACAAGGCCACGAAGATTTGGAAAATCTCTACTCCTAGATACCATAGACCAAATAGCAAAAGGAAATAAAGAATTATTTAAAACATGTGCTATTTATCGAGATCAAACATATAAATGGAAAAAATATCCGGTTATCTGGTTGAATTTCTCAAAGCTGGCTAAGGATAGCTCAGAAAAACTACAAAACAACTTGATAGACATATTATATGCCTTTGCTAAAAATTATACTATAGATAGAAATGAAATAGATCCTATTATAGGTGAACCAACATTAGAGGGTACACTAGAAAAGTTGATTAATGCGTTAACAAAACTAGATAACGGGTACGAACCTACACCCATTATCTTAATCGATGAATACGACAGTCCATTAATATCTTGTGAAAAAGAACAGTATGAAGCGGTGCTTTCTGTGCTTAGTTCATTTTTCAGAGTTTTAAAAGGAAGTCAGAAGGACTGTAAACTTATTTTTGTAACAGGTGTAACTAAATTTCACTTATCTGGCCTTACCTCAGGGGCTAACTCAGCTAATGACATATCCTTGCATGAGGATTATGCAGAGATGTTGGGCTATACGGAAGAGGATATCAATAACTTATTTTTTAAAGGAAAAGAAGACAATATTCATGCAATTATAGAAAACATAAAAAAAGAATATAGGGGAAACAAAGAATACACAGTTGACGAATTAAAACAAGAATTAAAAAACTATTATAGCGGGTATTATTTTGCAAGAAGTATTAAGCAGGGGGTCTATAACCCAGACTCTATACTAAAATTTTTTTATGAAAAAGGCTTTGGAAATTATTGGTCTAATTCAGGAAACCCTACCATCTTACTAAAACAGATACAACAAAATATTTATAGATTTGATATGAATTGGGAGAAAGATAGTTTCCCAATTAAAAAAAACGAATTTAAAAATTTAGCTTGCTCTATCCATGAGATACCCTTACTTCCATTAATGTATCAAACGGGTTACCTTACCATGAGTCTTGATCCTATCAAAGATCATGTAGAGGATGAATGTATAGATGGGCTTGATAATGTATACAATATAACATATTATTTAAAATTTCCTAACAGGGAAGTTCGGTCCTCTTTAAAGCTGACCTTATCTAGGTTTATAGCTCAAAAACAACAAGAAACAGGAAAAATATATAGCGCTTCTATTTTAGAATCGTTAAGAAAAGAAGCATGGGTTGCTTTTCTTAACGTTATCCGTAGTGGTTGTTTGGCCAAGGCAGGTTATCGTTTTCTGGATAAAACCGAAAAGAGCTTTCAGGGTGCTTTATATTCTTTTCTTAATGGTCCTTTTCACACCACTTATGATACGTGGGCCAGTGCTGAAAGAGATAGTGGCATAGGCCGTACAGATATCATTATGGAGGACCAATATAATGATCAAAGCACTGTCTATGTTTTTGAATTAAAAGTAGACAAATCACCCTTATACGCTCTGGAGCAAATACATAGTAAAGATTATAGCATGCAATATGATTTATGCTATAAGAAGGTGCTTATAGGTCTAAAATATGATCCTATAAAACTCAATATTACAGAAGCAGCTGTTGAAGTGCATCAAAAAGATGATAAAAATGAGTTTCAAGTAATGCCACCTAAAAACTTTACCATTAATCCCGTTGGTTATTTTCAAGAGGTAGGATCGAAATAA
- a CDS encoding carbonic anhydrase → MEDDLKKILKGYKAFREKYTNADESIMYGLHRNGQQPKVMVIACCDARVDPALILQCDPGDLFVVRNVANIIPPYEKDTRHHGTSAALEFGICFLNIAHLIILGHSQCGGIKALLASEDLKQDDFITNWVALIKTPDFKKHQADDYAKLSLAQSYQNAITFPWIKERTEKGKLTIHLWFFDIQTGQIYTYSNDKNRYEVLLDVEE, encoded by the coding sequence ATGGAAGATGATTTAAAAAAAATATTAAAAGGTTACAAAGCATTTAGAGAAAAATATACCAATGCTGATGAATCTATTATGTATGGCTTGCATCGGAATGGACAACAACCTAAAGTGATGGTGATTGCCTGTTGTGATGCTAGAGTAGATCCAGCTTTAATATTACAGTGTGATCCGGGGGATTTATTTGTTGTGCGGAATGTAGCCAATATTATACCTCCTTATGAAAAGGATACCAGGCATCATGGCACAAGTGCTGCTTTAGAATTCGGTATTTGCTTCCTTAACATAGCGCATCTAATTATACTTGGCCATAGCCAATGTGGGGGCATTAAAGCTTTATTAGCAAGTGAGGATTTAAAACAAGATGATTTTATTACCAACTGGGTTGCTTTAATCAAAACGCCCGATTTTAAAAAACACCAAGCAGATGATTATGCCAAATTGTCATTAGCGCAATCTTATCAAAATGCTATAACCTTTCCCTGGATTAAAGAACGAACAGAAAAGGGTAAGCTTACCATTCATTTATGGTTTTTTGATATCCAAACTGGTCAAATTTATACCTATTCCAATGATAAAAATAGATATGAAGTTTTATTGGATGTAGAGGAATAG
- the pdhA gene encoding pyruvate dehydrogenase (acetyl-transferring) E1 component subunit alpha: protein MVSSTIAKTESPVSPIGDLSSFYAQWYALMLLIRKFEDKAAQLYGQQKIRGFCHLYTGQEACIAGVVTALRQGDKYITAYRDHAHPIALGTSPNHIMAELYGKATGVSKGYGGSMHMFDKSHHFLGGHGIVGGQVPLGVGIAFAEQYKKTGNLCITFMGDGAVRQGVTHEAFNLAMLYKLPIIFIIENNGYAMGTSVERSSNVTALYQLGSSYAMDAERLDGLCVEAVHRAVERAAVKARQGIPSLLEFATYRYKGHSMSDPAAYRTKKEVEAYKEQDPILKLKALMLKKKVVDEGALEAIDRKVKDQIAQAVAFAEASAFPDPATVYQYVYKQMDYPFLQY, encoded by the coding sequence ATGGTCTCATCAACAATAGCTAAAACGGAATCTCCTGTATCGCCTATTGGTGATCTTTCGTCTTTTTATGCGCAATGGTATGCGCTTATGTTGCTGATACGTAAATTCGAAGATAAGGCCGCCCAACTCTATGGACAGCAAAAAATCCGAGGGTTTTGTCACCTATATACAGGGCAAGAGGCTTGTATAGCTGGTGTGGTGACCGCATTGCGTCAAGGGGATAAATACATTACAGCTTATCGTGACCATGCCCATCCTATTGCATTGGGAACGAGCCCGAATCATATAATGGCGGAACTCTATGGTAAAGCTACGGGTGTTTCTAAAGGGTATGGAGGCTCGATGCATATGTTCGATAAGTCGCATCATTTTTTAGGTGGCCATGGCATTGTTGGTGGGCAAGTGCCTTTAGGAGTGGGCATTGCCTTTGCTGAGCAGTACAAAAAAACAGGTAATCTCTGTATTACCTTTATGGGAGATGGTGCCGTACGCCAAGGTGTTACCCATGAAGCTTTTAATTTAGCGATGCTTTATAAGCTACCTATTATTTTTATAATTGAAAATAATGGGTATGCTATGGGTACTTCAGTAGAACGGAGTTCTAATGTTACAGCACTCTATCAACTGGGTAGCAGTTATGCTATGGATGCAGAGCGTTTAGATGGATTATGTGTAGAAGCAGTACACCGTGCTGTAGAACGAGCAGCTGTAAAAGCTAGACAGGGCATACCCAGCTTATTGGAGTTTGCCACCTACCGTTATAAAGGCCACTCCATGTCTGATCCTGCTGCTTATCGTACTAAAAAAGAGGTAGAAGCGTATAAAGAGCAAGATCCCATTCTTAAGCTTAAAGCGTTGATGCTAAAAAAGAAAGTTGTAGATGAAGGCGCATTAGAAGCTATTGATCGAAAAGTCAAAGATCAAATTGCCCAGGCAGTTGCTTTTGCCGAGGCATCTGCCTTTCCAGACCCAGCTACTGTTTATCAGTATGTTTACAAACAGATGGATTATCCATTTCTTCAGTATTAA
- a CDS encoding tetratricopeptide repeat protein yields MKIIDINSIPRNLSADHKEKEIVDPPKGGKRKWYVIGIGLILLAAAVYFGFLYLKESKNVQAQDDVFQAIYHFEAGDFDKALKGDGVNKGLLEVIKQYPYTATANLACFYAGIAYMHQKEYDQVRAFLSRFKVNDYIVQARAWCVMGDAYSEQKNHKQAAIYYMKAARYKANSVYTPGYLVKAAVAFEADAQYKNAYDCYQEIVEKYPISRYGSGLAIKEASRLSGLC; encoded by the coding sequence ATGAAAATAATAGATATAAATAGCATTCCTAGAAATCTTTCAGCAGACCATAAAGAAAAAGAAATAGTAGACCCTCCAAAGGGAGGTAAACGAAAATGGTATGTCATCGGCATTGGTCTAATCTTGCTTGCAGCGGCTGTGTACTTTGGGTTTTTGTATCTAAAGGAGTCCAAGAATGTACAAGCACAAGATGATGTTTTTCAAGCCATTTATCATTTTGAAGCCGGTGATTTTGATAAAGCGCTAAAGGGGGATGGGGTTAATAAAGGCCTTTTGGAAGTCATTAAACAGTATCCTTATACTGCAACAGCCAATCTGGCCTGTTTTTATGCAGGGATTGCCTATATGCACCAAAAAGAGTATGATCAAGTGCGTGCTTTTTTAAGCAGGTTTAAAGTCAACGATTATATTGTACAAGCCCGTGCTTGGTGTGTGATGGGTGATGCCTATAGTGAACAAAAAAACCATAAGCAAGCGGCTATCTATTATATGAAAGCTGCTCGTTATAAAGCAAATAGTGTCTATACACCTGGCTATTTGGTTAAAGCAGCTGTTGCTTTTGAAGCAGATGCGCAGTATAAAAATGCCTATGATTGCTATCAGGAGATTGTAGAAAAGTATCCAATCTCTCGGTATGGTAGCGGTTTGGCTATTAAAGAGGCGAGTCGTTTGTCAGGGCTTTGCTAA
- the recJ gene encoding single-stranded-DNA-specific exonuclease RecJ has translation MHKRWVIQSFKEPDKVAGLEKVLGTPAAISSILVHRAIETFETAKHFFRPSLAQLCDPFLMQGMAQAVTRLRQALSKKEKILIYGDYDVDGTTAVAMVYDFLQSLPGATVSYYVPDRMREGYGVSMQAIEKAYQEGIQLIITLDCGIKAYASIAQAVERGIDVIVCDHHEVGAVLPPAYAILDPRQPSCPYPFKELSGCGIGFKLLQAFCKQCGLNPEIPYSYLDLVAVSTACDIVPLVDENRILAYYGIKQLEAKPRPGLQALMELGRFAATITISDIVFKIGPRINAAGRMSHAALAVQLLVEKDIVKAYHLAQSIDQQNLLRQSLDHTITQEALAMIENRPQQSKSNVLFNPDWHKGIIGIVASRCIEQWYRPTVILTLSDGQATGSARSIPGYNIYEAISACSPLLHQYGGHAFAAGLTMPLAHMARFQKKFEEVVSETITDDLLIPQQTIHALIPFQAITQKFVNILMQMAPFGPGNATPVFASEKVYARKFHLIKERHLKLELYQIDCMQSYEAIGFDLGGYLPLVSSGQPFAIAYTIGYNYYLGNKSLQLIVKDIKKGACVG, from the coding sequence ATGCACAAACGTTGGGTGATTCAATCTTTTAAGGAACCTGATAAGGTCGCAGGATTAGAAAAAGTGCTGGGTACGCCCGCTGCTATTTCATCCATTTTGGTCCATAGGGCAATAGAAACCTTTGAAACTGCTAAACATTTTTTCCGTCCCTCCTTGGCTCAGTTGTGTGATCCCTTTTTAATGCAAGGTATGGCACAAGCAGTCACGCGCTTGCGCCAAGCGTTAAGCAAAAAAGAAAAAATATTGATTTATGGTGACTATGATGTAGATGGCACTACAGCTGTGGCCATGGTGTATGATTTTCTTCAATCATTACCTGGTGCAACAGTAAGCTATTATGTGCCAGACCGCATGAGAGAAGGCTATGGGGTTTCCATGCAAGCTATAGAAAAAGCATACCAAGAGGGTATTCAGCTGATCATTACCTTAGACTGTGGCATAAAAGCCTATGCATCTATTGCCCAAGCGGTCGAAAGGGGTATAGATGTAATTGTTTGTGACCATCATGAAGTAGGAGCGGTCTTACCACCAGCTTATGCCATTTTAGATCCAAGGCAACCAAGTTGTCCCTACCCCTTTAAAGAATTATCAGGTTGTGGTATAGGTTTTAAACTCTTACAAGCTTTTTGTAAGCAATGCGGATTAAATCCTGAAATTCCTTATAGCTATTTAGACCTTGTAGCGGTTAGCACAGCTTGTGATATTGTTCCATTAGTAGATGAAAACAGGATTTTAGCTTACTATGGCATTAAACAGTTGGAAGCCAAACCTCGTCCAGGTCTACAAGCATTAATGGAACTGGGGCGTTTTGCTGCTACGATTACCATTTCTGATATTGTATTTAAAATAGGCCCACGGATTAATGCTGCTGGGCGCATGAGCCATGCTGCTTTAGCGGTTCAGTTACTTGTAGAAAAAGATATAGTAAAAGCCTATCATTTGGCTCAGTCTATTGACCAGCAGAACCTTTTGCGCCAATCGCTTGACCATACCATTACGCAAGAAGCCTTGGCTATGATAGAAAATAGGCCCCAGCAAAGCAAAAGCAATGTTCTTTTTAACCCAGATTGGCATAAAGGTATTATTGGTATTGTAGCCTCTCGTTGCATTGAACAGTGGTATAGACCTACTGTGATTTTAACGCTTTCTGATGGCCAAGCTACTGGTTCTGCGCGTTCTATACCTGGTTATAATATATATGAAGCGATTTCCGCATGTAGTCCGCTTTTACACCAATATGGTGGCCATGCTTTTGCTGCAGGGCTTACTATGCCACTAGCGCATATGGCTAGGTTCCAGAAAAAATTTGAGGAAGTAGTATCAGAAACCATAACGGATGATTTATTGATACCTCAGCAGACCATTCATGCCCTTATTCCCTTTCAGGCCATTACGCAGAAGTTTGTAAACATTTTAATGCAAATGGCTCCTTTTGGTCCAGGAAATGCTACACCAGTATTTGCTAGTGAAAAAGTTTATGCCCGTAAATTTCATTTGATAAAAGAAAGGCATCTTAAACTGGAACTTTACCAAATAGACTGTATGCAGTCGTATGAAGCCATAGGGTTTGACTTGGGTGGCTACTTGCCACTTGTTTCAAGTGGGCAGCCATTTGCTATCGCCTATACGATAGGGTATAATTATTATTTAGGCAATAAATCTTTACAGCTTATAGTAAAGGATATTAAAAAAGGAGCATGTGTGGGTTAA
- the tsf gene encoding translation elongation factor Ts, translated as MVVTAQEVAALRKRTGAGMMDCKKALIETGGDFEQAIDLLRKKGQKILADRAGHHACEGAVFACASLDHKEAFLLVLNCETDFVAKNELFLQLGKAILEVAAAHKPSSIAALEALPLGGGTVQEAIIASTGTTGEKITISTYETLTAEVTVPYIHTGNRLAVLVALQGAQGADVMAAGKDVAMQIAAMNPIAVDKDQIDPTVVERESAIIHAQLVEEGHDAAKAAKITQGRLHKFFQENTLLQQPFVKNGKVTVAQHLQTVAPSLTVTTFKRIGVGG; from the coding sequence ATGGTCGTTACAGCACAAGAGGTAGCTGCACTAAGGAAAAGAACAGGTGCAGGCATGATGGATTGTAAAAAAGCATTGATTGAAACAGGAGGCGATTTTGAACAAGCCATTGATCTGCTTAGAAAAAAAGGACAAAAAATACTTGCAGATCGCGCGGGACATCATGCATGTGAAGGCGCTGTTTTTGCTTGTGCAAGCTTAGATCATAAAGAGGCATTCTTATTGGTATTGAATTGTGAGACTGACTTTGTCGCTAAAAACGAATTGTTTTTGCAATTGGGTAAAGCAATTTTGGAGGTTGCAGCAGCACACAAACCGAGCTCCATAGCAGCATTAGAAGCTTTACCATTGGGTGGTGGAACGGTTCAAGAGGCCATTATAGCATCTACTGGTACCACTGGTGAAAAAATTACGATTTCTACTTATGAAACCTTAACAGCTGAGGTAACGGTTCCATATATCCATACAGGCAATCGCTTAGCTGTTCTGGTAGCTTTACAAGGCGCACAAGGTGCGGATGTAATGGCTGCAGGTAAAGATGTAGCCATGCAAATCGCAGCTATGAACCCAATAGCAGTTGATAAAGATCAAATCGACCCAACTGTAGTGGAAAGAGAATCGGCTATTATCCATGCACAACTTGTAGAAGAAGGACATGATGCAGCTAAAGCAGCCAAAATAACACAGGGTAGGTTGCATAAGTTTTTTCAAGAAAACACGCTATTGCAACAACCATTTGTAAAAAATGGTAAGGTGACCGTAGCCCAACATCTTCAAACCGTTGCGCCATCCTTAACCGTTACCACATTCAAACGCATTGGTGTGGGTGGATAA
- the rpsB gene encoding 30S ribosomal protein S2 produces the protein MIKLEFKTLLDAGVHFGHLTRKWNPKMAPFIFMKQNGIHIIDLNKTITCMEGAALQLNAMAQAGKKILFVATKKQIKASVEQTAKDLGMPYVTERWLGGTLTNFVNTRKLLKRMLSIEKNMHTAGYKNLAKKERLVIAREQEKLNRILQGLANVTRLPSALFVIDIKEEHIAVEEARKLGIPVFALVDTNANPDMVDFPIPGNDDAFRSVDIVVRYLASAIKEGIASYKKEKAETAPKKEEEAVSNAGNKTAPRRGIKVVQGVVIKKAAPAKAKPVTPPAKQKVAAPAAPPKAQPENNNNN, from the coding sequence ATGATAAAATTAGAATTCAAAACACTACTTGATGCTGGCGTCCATTTTGGTCATTTAACTAGGAAATGGAATCCTAAGATGGCTCCCTTTATTTTTATGAAGCAAAATGGGATACATATTATCGATTTGAACAAAACGATTACCTGCATGGAGGGGGCTGCTTTGCAGCTCAATGCAATGGCACAAGCTGGGAAAAAGATTTTGTTTGTGGCTACTAAAAAACAGATTAAAGCTTCTGTAGAACAGACGGCCAAAGATTTAGGGATGCCCTATGTGACAGAACGGTGGCTGGGTGGTACGCTTACTAATTTTGTCAACACCCGAAAGCTATTAAAGCGCATGCTTTCCATAGAAAAAAACATGCATACAGCTGGTTATAAAAACTTAGCAAAAAAAGAAAGGTTGGTTATTGCTCGGGAGCAAGAAAAGCTCAATAGAATATTGCAGGGATTAGCCAATGTCACAAGGTTGCCATCTGCACTATTTGTAATTGACATTAAGGAGGAACATATTGCTGTTGAGGAAGCCCGAAAACTGGGTATTCCTGTTTTTGCACTTGTGGATACCAATGCAAATCCAGATATGGTTGATTTTCCTATTCCTGGTAATGATGATGCATTCCGCTCTGTAGACATTGTCGTACGTTATCTTGCTAGCGCAATTAAAGAAGGAATCGCATCATATAAAAAAGAAAAAGCAGAAACGGCTCCTAAAAAAGAGGAAGAAGCTGTCAGTAACGCAGGTAATAAAACGGCTCCTAGAAGGGGTATAAAAGTGGTACAAGGTGTAGTAATCAAGAAAGCCGCGCCTGCTAAAGCTAAACCTGTCACACCTCCAGCTAAGCAGAAGGTAGCTGCGCCTGCTGCTCCACCTAAGGCTCAGCCAGAAAATAATAATAATAATTAA
- the rpsI gene encoding 30S ribosomal protein S9 — METVNAVGRRKTAIARVYLMNGTGDIIINHKPLLDYFPVEEISLIVKQPLEKLAIADQYNLKVNVIGGGLRGQAEAIRLGIARALCKLDLEKNRPVLKKEGFLTRDARVVERKKYGRKKSRKKFQFTKR; from the coding sequence ATGGAAACAGTCAATGCAGTAGGTCGAAGAAAAACCGCCATAGCTAGGGTTTATCTTATGAACGGGACAGGGGATATTATCATTAACCATAAGCCGCTTTTAGATTATTTCCCAGTAGAAGAAATTAGCCTAATTGTTAAGCAACCTTTGGAAAAATTAGCTATTGCAGATCAGTATAATCTGAAAGTTAATGTTATTGGTGGGGGCTTACGTGGGCAAGCTGAAGCGATTCGCTTAGGTATTGCTAGGGCGCTTTGTAAACTAGACTTAGAAAAGAATAGACCTGTACTAAAAAAAGAGGGCTTCTTAACCAGAGATGCCAGAGTTGTGGAACGTAAGAAATATGGTCGTAAAAAATCGAGAAAGAAATTCCAGTTTACAAAACGTTAG
- the rplM gene encoding 50S ribosomal protein L13: MDYISYKTKYANKQSVDKQWVVVDASSQPLGRLASQVAYIIRGKHKPDFTPHIDGGDHVIVLNASKIALSGNKWIKKTYTTYSGYPGGLKRATPKEVQAARPKRVIEHAVKGMLPKNRLGRRLFHNLHVCEGLRIHIQLKNQPQ, from the coding sequence GTGGATTATATCAGTTATAAGACAAAATATGCTAACAAGCAGAGCGTTGACAAACAATGGGTTGTTGTTGATGCTTCATCGCAGCCGTTGGGTAGATTGGCTAGCCAGGTTGCTTACATCATTCGTGGCAAGCATAAGCCCGATTTTACGCCTCATATAGATGGGGGAGATCATGTAATCGTTTTGAACGCTAGTAAAATAGCTTTATCGGGTAACAAATGGATCAAAAAAACCTATACCACTTATTCAGGCTATCCTGGTGGATTAAAACGTGCTACCCCTAAAGAAGTGCAAGCTGCCCGCCCAAAGCGTGTTATAGAGCATGCAGTAAAGGGTATGTTGCCTAAAAATAGATTAGGAAGAAGGTTGTTTCACAACTTACATGTTTGTGAAGGGCTACGCATCCATATACAGCTCAAAAACCAACCCCAATAA
- a CDS encoding M16 family metallopeptidase — protein MLDRTIPPKFKAIETIDFPWPERHMLSNKIPLYLLNMGHQPIIELELVFKSGSAYELHPGAAYFTTAMLLEGTATKDTQAIAQIIDYYGATISTCVQKDFATISLSTLAKHLSPVLDLLVEVLLTASFPEKSLELLKSVKTQAIQMADKKNHQVAYKRFCTALFTTAHPYGRHLTVQDVAQIQRADLYDHYKQALFANCIAFVSGQVTPAALQRIKQALEKLPSNKSLQAEQIPCSHPPEKVDLVDGQHLQSAIVIGKKLLLKKEVDFLPMVVVNTLLGGYFGSRLMRNIREEKGYTYGIHSSMVAFLQAGYLAITTEVAEEVTKETIQEIYKEIAMLQHELVEEEALQNVKNYLLGHFLTTINDPFSVMQKFQSAHLHGLDQSYYTRFYHQVRNITR, from the coding sequence ATGCTCGATAGAACCATTCCACCAAAGTTTAAAGCAATTGAAACAATTGATTTCCCATGGCCAGAGCGGCATATGCTTTCGAATAAGATTCCGCTTTATCTGTTAAATATGGGCCATCAACCCATTATAGAATTAGAATTGGTTTTTAAATCTGGTAGCGCCTACGAGCTACATCCAGGTGCAGCCTATTTTACTACTGCTATGCTACTAGAGGGTACGGCCACTAAAGATACGCAAGCCATTGCGCAAATTATTGATTATTATGGCGCAACCATTAGTACATGTGTACAGAAAGATTTTGCTACCATCTCGCTTTCGACACTTGCTAAACATCTTAGCCCAGTATTAGACCTATTGGTAGAGGTGCTATTAACCGCTAGTTTTCCAGAAAAATCACTCGAATTGCTAAAAAGTGTAAAAACACAAGCCATTCAAATGGCTGATAAAAAAAATCATCAGGTAGCCTATAAACGGTTTTGCACAGCGCTCTTTACAACAGCGCATCCATATGGCAGACATCTAACCGTACAAGATGTTGCCCAGATTCAACGGGCTGATTTATACGATCACTATAAACAAGCACTCTTTGCCAATTGCATTGCTTTTGTGAGTGGCCAAGTGACCCCAGCAGCCCTACAACGCATTAAACAAGCCCTAGAAAAGTTGCCTTCTAATAAAAGTCTGCAAGCAGAGCAAATTCCATGTAGTCATCCTCCTGAAAAAGTAGACTTAGTGGATGGGCAACATTTGCAATCCGCTATTGTAATCGGTAAAAAGTTATTGCTTAAAAAGGAAGTAGATTTTTTACCCATGGTTGTGGTCAATACCTTATTAGGTGGTTATTTTGGCTCTCGGTTGATGCGAAATATTCGAGAAGAAAAAGGCTATACCTATGGGATTCATTCCAGTATGGTAGCATTTCTACAAGCTGGTTACCTAGCCATTACTACAGAAGTAGCCGAGGAAGTAACCAAGGAAACCATCCAAGAAATCTATAAAGAAATAGCAATGCTGCAGCATGAACTGGTTGAAGAGGAAGCCTTACAAAATGTTAAAAATTACTTGCTGGGCCATTTTTTAACCACTATTAATGATCCTTTTTCTGTTATGCAAAAGTTTCAATCAGCCCATCTACATGGGTTAGACCAAAGTTATTATACTAGATTTTACCATCAGGTCCGTAACATAACCCGCTAG